The following are encoded in a window of Oncorhynchus keta strain PuntledgeMale-10-30-2019 chromosome 10, Oket_V2, whole genome shotgun sequence genomic DNA:
- the LOC118389559 gene encoding uncharacterized protein LOC118389559 — MVLFIPDMAGHLFLVILLFDTFQYIEAQGHHLPPPSLTVRPAVIKERDSVQLSCETPPSLLVSHCYFYIKGRKNLPDKSCTQTLTGTELLKRADQTFPDVVKVACYYAVGRSHISPLSDPVSVTVQETETAVQFWQGAVGVASGVALFLMGLTAVCLCRGTRKTNSRRPTSRQDDHRQCDLVMGAVSSAGMLDSRDAGIYSPITTVPSTFLSSGPVEENGKSPENDNSDTYHVYSSIPDRPVTSAQPDGLYSLLQTH, encoded by the exons ATGGTGTTGTTCATCCCTGATATGGCTGGTCATCTGTTTCTGGTCATCCTCCTTTTCG ACACCTTCCAATACATCGAAGCCCAAGGTCATC ACCTTCCTCCTCCCAGTCTGACAGTGAGGCCCGCAGTCATCAAAGAGAGAGACTCAGTTCAGCTGAGTTGTGAGACGCCTCCATCTCTCCTTGTGTCTCACTGTTACTTCTACATAAAAGGGAGGAAGAATCTTCCAGACAAATCCTGTACTCAGACACTCACAGGAACAGAGCTGCTCAAGAGGGCAGATCAAACGTTTCCAGATGTGGTCAAGGTGGCGTGTTACTATGCTGTAGGGAGGTCTCACATATCTCCTTTAAGTGACCCTGTCTCAGTCACTGTTCAGG AAACTGAAACAGCTGTGCAATTTTGGCAGGGAGCAGTGGGTGTGGCTTCTGGAGTGGCCTTGTTCCTGATGGGATTGACAGCTGTCTGTCTCTGCAGGGGGACCA GGAAAACCAATTCTCGGAG ACCTACatccagacaggatgatcacagaCAAT GTGATTTGGTGATGGGAGCAGTGAGCAGTGCAGGCATGTTGGATTCAAGGGATGCTGGAATCTATTCTCCCATCACCACTGTACCGTCCACGTTCTTGTCCTCAG GCCCTGTTGAAGAAAATGGAAAGTCACCCGAAAACGACAAT TCTGATACGTACCACGTATACAGCTCAATCCCCGACAGACCAGTAACCTCAGCCCAGCCGGATGGGTTGTACAGTCTTCTGCAGACACACTGA